The following is a genomic window from Nitrospinota bacterium.
GATTGAAGATTTTGGTCAGATCATCAGCAGAAATACCACCACCGGTATCGGCGATGGTAACAGCAATGAACTTCCTCGCCCCTGCATCCGCATCATTCTCGGCCACTGGTATCAGAGACTTCCGGGTTTGAATGCTCAACTCTCCTCCATCAGGCATAGCCTGGATCGCATTGCGAATCAAATTCGGGAAAACCTGTCGTAATAATTCACGGTCTCCATTTGCCATCATTTCTTCTTTAGCCAAATCACGATTCACTTTGATATCGTCAGGCACTTTTATATCGTCAAGGCCATCCAGAAGTTGTGACAATAAAAGGTTGATATCACATTGCTGGCGTGATGGCTGGGAGGACTTAGCAAACAGGAGAAGGGTGGATATAATTCGGTCCATATTCTGCACGCCAGCGCGGATATGCTGAACCAGTTTGGC
Proteins encoded in this region:
- a CDS encoding PAS domain-containing sensor histidine kinase, with the protein product LREMGEMAAGIAHEIRNPLGSIELFASLLKKDLEQDPEKAKLVQHIRAGVQNMDRIISTLLLFAKSSQPSRQQCDINLLLSQLLDGLDDIKVPDDIKVNRDLAKEEMMANGDRELLRQVFPNLIRNAIQAMPDGGELSIQTRKSLIPVAENDADAGARKFIAVTIADTGGGISADDLTKIFNPFFTTKDKGTGLGLAISHNIIKAHQGTIEAVSEEGKGTSFKVRIPCWDEDFDEK